Proteins from a genomic interval of Streptomyces sp. NBC_01445:
- a CDS encoding peptidoglycan-binding domain-containing protein gives MRQHRLATLGAALCTAAALGLAVPPVAAAVPHQCSYLSSASRPTVMFGDSGVGVKQAQCLSNAWGGEPPKLTLDGVFDSVMLKKIEWIQGCHGLPASGIIEDRTWQVLYHPALDCYNSYPA, from the coding sequence ATGAGACAGCACAGACTGGCCACTTTGGGTGCGGCGCTGTGTACAGCCGCAGCACTAGGCCTGGCAGTGCCACCTGTCGCCGCTGCCGTCCCGCATCAGTGTTCCTACCTCTCGTCGGCGTCTCGGCCCACAGTTATGTTCGGGGACAGCGGTGTGGGGGTAAAGCAGGCGCAATGCTTGAGCAACGCGTGGGGAGGCGAGCCGCCCAAGCTCACCCTCGACGGGGTCTTTGACTCGGTCATGCTGAAGAAGATCGAGTGGATCCAGGGCTGCCACGGTCTCCCGGCGAGCGGCATCATCGAGGACCGCACCTGGCAAGTGCTGTACCACCCGGCCCTGGACTGCTACAACTCATATCCAGCCTGA
- a CDS encoding TetR/AcrR family transcriptional regulator yields the protein MPTGVHLRDARQQLFDAAERVLLRDGPNGLTSRAVTDEAGCAKGVLHRHFSDFDAFLADLVLDRAAQLETQASALRESAGTGTVADNLTSALTSLFGPIPVAVIPLITFRDELRARLRQAMPGGGIAILAQATTAFSAYLADERELGRIAADTDIDSLTLSLVGGGHLLFTDRDPGPPTTAVVNKLVTAVIADAVQRRPN from the coding sequence GTGCCGACTGGGGTGCACCTTCGCGACGCGCGGCAGCAACTGTTCGACGCTGCCGAACGCGTGCTTCTGCGGGACGGGCCGAACGGGCTGACCAGCCGGGCCGTCACTGACGAGGCGGGATGCGCCAAAGGCGTCCTGCACCGGCACTTCTCCGACTTCGACGCCTTCCTCGCCGACCTCGTACTCGACCGTGCCGCGCAGCTCGAGACGCAGGCGAGTGCACTGCGCGAGTCCGCAGGCACCGGCACAGTCGCCGACAACCTCACCAGCGCGCTGACCAGTCTGTTCGGACCGATTCCGGTGGCAGTCATCCCGCTCATCACCTTCCGGGACGAGCTGCGCGCACGGCTGCGGCAAGCAATGCCCGGAGGCGGCATCGCGATACTCGCCCAGGCCACGACAGCGTTTTCCGCATATCTGGCCGACGAGCGTGAACTGGGCCGCATCGCGGCCGACACCGACATCGACTCACTCACTCTCTCCCTGGTCGGTGGCGGGCATCTCCTGTTCACAGACCGCGACCCCGGCCCGCCGACCACGGCAGTCGTCAACAAACTCGTGACAGCGGTCATCGCCGACGCCGTGCAACGACGACCGAATTAA
- a CDS encoding PP2C family protein-serine/threonine phosphatase, whose translation MSAHEWKDLPLLADRLELSIDRNVTRRTVGDPELFVTALVLELEQDTVRIMDRGHPPPIAVGPHGARILATAPALPLGLKELSPVPGLTTLHRLPPGEVLVLYTDGISEARNSDGDFYPVLERLTEHFRGTQRTDPEAVVAFLETDTRNWSATSEADDQAVLAMALMSPTRD comes from the coding sequence GTGTCCGCGCACGAATGGAAAGATCTCCCCCTCCTGGCGGACCGGCTGGAGCTCAGCATCGACCGCAACGTGACACGCAGAACGGTCGGAGACCCCGAGCTGTTCGTGACCGCACTGGTCCTGGAACTCGAGCAGGACACCGTACGCATCATGGACCGCGGCCACCCACCCCCGATCGCCGTCGGCCCCCACGGCGCCCGCATCCTGGCGACAGCCCCCGCACTCCCCCTCGGACTCAAGGAGCTCTCTCCCGTCCCAGGGCTGACGACCTTGCACAGGCTGCCGCCCGGCGAAGTCCTCGTCCTCTACACGGACGGCATCAGCGAGGCCCGCAATTCCGACGGCGACTTCTACCCCGTCCTGGAAAGGCTCACCGAACACTTCCGCGGCACACAAAGGACGGATCCGGAGGCGGTCGTGGCGTTCCTGGAGACCGACACCAGAAACTGGTCGGCCACCTCCGAGGCAGACGACCAGGCCGTACTCGCCATGGCCCTCATGTCACCCACCCGGGACTAG
- a CDS encoding transposase: protein MSTSLANTSSLALTIVKRPDDSAGFTVLPRRWCVERTLAWLIRRRGLVRDYERLPVTSEVMVMWSMTVLVGRRLARLRPPSPG from the coding sequence TTGTCGACTTCGCTCGCGAACACCTCGTCCCTGGCCCTGACCATCGTCAAGCGCCCCGACGACAGCGCCGGCTTCACCGTCTTGCCTCGGCGGTGGTGCGTCGAGCGCACCCTGGCCTGGCTGATACGCCGCCGGGGCCTGGTCCGTGACTACGAACGGCTGCCCGTGACGAGCGAGGTGATGGTGATGTGGTCGATGACCGTGCTCGTGGGACGCCGTCTGGCCCGGCTCCGGCCGCCCTCACCCGGCTGA
- a CDS encoding zinc ribbon domain-containing protein has translation MRSPSGRHASAPRRGEVAGQTSEGADVSGHAGGSRICAQCGHIDKANRASQARFVCRSCRFVAHADWNGSRNIRHRAEELWRSGAQSSAPDPPPDTGRGTGRKRSTTASGARCASPGLLVPGG, from the coding sequence ATGCGCTCACCTTCCGGCAGACATGCGTCTGCCCCGCGACGGGGCGAAGTGGCGGGGCAGACGAGTGAGGGGGCCGACGTTTCCGGGCACGCCGGAGGCTCCCGCATCTGCGCCCAATGTGGCCACATCGACAAGGCGAACCGGGCCAGTCAGGCCCGCTTCGTATGCCGGTCCTGCAGATTCGTTGCACACGCGGACTGGAACGGCTCCCGCAACATCCGCCACCGTGCGGAAGAGTTGTGGCGAAGCGGGGCGCAGTCATCCGCCCCAGACCCGCCTCCGGACACCGGGCGTGGGACAGGACGCAAACGCAGCACCACAGCCAGTGGCGCCCGTTGTGCAAGCCCAGGACTTCTAGTCCCGGGTGGGTGA
- a CDS encoding TetR/AcrR family transcriptional regulator, translating into MTSRGSGKQVRKSAAERRHEIVTAAAQVGLQEGLECITRQRLADDLGVQPGLIHHYFPAVENLVAEAFTSATMAELDSLLPESSPERRSGDALHTLQRFFTLISGVEFDNISRLWLNARNLSRYRPALHEQVVSQELRWCHRIEQIIAEGVEDQAFRCNDPWAAAVRILAVVDGASAYINTSADQRTAPLTGFARKIAEAELDLPADSL; encoded by the coding sequence ATGACGTCAAGAGGCTCCGGCAAGCAAGTTCGCAAGTCAGCGGCCGAACGCCGCCACGAGATCGTCACAGCGGCCGCGCAGGTCGGACTCCAGGAAGGCCTGGAGTGCATCACTCGGCAGCGGCTCGCCGACGACCTCGGAGTGCAGCCCGGACTCATCCACCACTACTTCCCGGCGGTCGAGAACCTCGTGGCCGAGGCGTTCACCAGTGCCACCATGGCGGAGCTGGACAGTCTCCTGCCGGAGTCCTCCCCCGAGCGCCGCAGCGGCGACGCCCTGCACACCCTCCAGCGGTTCTTCACCCTGATCTCGGGCGTCGAGTTCGACAACATCAGCCGGCTCTGGCTCAACGCGCGAAACCTGTCGCGCTACCGCCCCGCGCTCCACGAGCAGGTGGTGAGCCAGGAACTGCGCTGGTGTCATCGCATCGAGCAGATCATCGCCGAGGGAGTCGAGGACCAGGCGTTCCGCTGCAACGATCCATGGGCGGCCGCCGTGCGCATTCTCGCCGTGGTCGACGGGGCCAGCGCATACATCAACACCAGCGCCGATCAGCGCACGGCACCTCTCACCGGCTTTGCCCGCAAGATCGCAGAGGCCGAGCTGGACCTGCCGGCCGACAGTCTGTGA
- a CDS encoding NAD-dependent succinate-semialdehyde dehydrogenase, whose amino-acid sequence MYAVTDPSTGTTEETYPTATDAEVTAAVEAAHTAAAWGRDSSVAERATLLRRLGDLHSRHRAELAGSIVREMGKPLAEAEGEIDFCVDIYHYYADHAEAFLADEELDVTSGPGRAVIRRSPVGVLLGIMPWNFPAYQVARFAAPNLALGNTIVLKHAPQCPATAALLERLCTEAGFPAGAYVNVYATNEQIAQVIADPRVQGVSLTGSERAGAAVAEIAGRHLKKVVLELGGSDPFIVLATDDLDSVVEAAVSARLDNTGQACNAAKRFVVVSDLYDAFVEKFTARLLARQTGAPLSSVAAADALGRQVDAALAEGATLHTEGERYGAYFPAGVLTGLTTEHSMAREELFGPIAMVFPAIDEDDALRIANDTPYGLGSYLFTTDPAQAARVADRIEAGMVFINGVGAEGAELPFGGIKRSGFGRELGRPGIEEFVNKKLIRTIA is encoded by the coding sequence ATGTACGCCGTCACCGACCCGTCCACCGGCACGACCGAAGAGACCTATCCGACTGCCACCGATGCCGAGGTCACGGCAGCCGTCGAGGCCGCCCACACGGCCGCCGCCTGGGGACGCGACAGCTCAGTGGCCGAACGTGCCACGCTCCTGCGCCGACTCGGCGACCTGCACAGCCGACACCGTGCAGAACTGGCGGGCAGCATCGTGCGGGAGATGGGCAAGCCGCTCGCGGAGGCCGAGGGCGAGATCGACTTCTGCGTCGACATCTACCACTACTACGCGGACCATGCCGAGGCATTCCTCGCCGATGAGGAACTCGACGTGACCTCGGGCCCCGGCCGTGCCGTCATCCGGCGCAGCCCGGTGGGCGTCCTGCTCGGCATCATGCCGTGGAACTTCCCCGCCTATCAGGTCGCGAGGTTCGCTGCCCCGAACCTCGCCCTGGGCAACACGATCGTCCTCAAGCACGCCCCGCAGTGCCCGGCCACCGCGGCGCTGCTCGAGCGGCTGTGCACCGAGGCCGGCTTCCCCGCCGGCGCGTACGTCAACGTCTACGCCACCAATGAACAGATCGCCCAGGTGATCGCCGACCCACGCGTCCAGGGCGTGTCCCTCACCGGCTCCGAGCGGGCAGGCGCCGCGGTGGCCGAGATCGCCGGACGGCACCTGAAGAAGGTCGTCCTCGAACTCGGCGGCTCCGACCCGTTCATCGTGCTGGCCACGGACGACCTCGATTCCGTCGTAGAGGCCGCAGTCTCCGCCCGGCTCGACAACACGGGCCAAGCCTGCAACGCCGCCAAGCGATTCGTCGTCGTGTCCGACCTCTACGACGCGTTCGTCGAGAAGTTCACCGCCCGGCTCCTCGCCCGTCAGACTGGCGCACCGTTGTCGTCGGTCGCCGCCGCCGACGCCCTCGGCCGCCAGGTGGACGCCGCCCTCGCCGAAGGCGCAACGCTGCACACCGAAGGGGAACGTTACGGCGCCTACTTCCCCGCCGGAGTCCTCACCGGACTCACCACGGAGCACTCCATGGCACGTGAGGAGCTCTTCGGCCCGATCGCGATGGTCTTCCCGGCGATCGACGAGGACGACGCGCTACGCATCGCCAACGACACCCCCTATGGCCTCGGCTCCTATCTCTTCACCACGGATCCGGCACAGGCCGCACGCGTCGCCGACCGCATCGAAGCCGGCATGGTCTTCATCAACGGCGTCGGCGCCGAGGGAGCCGAGCTGCCGTTCGGCGGCATCAAACGCTCCGGATTCGGACGAGAACTGGGCCGGCCGGGCATCGAAGAGTTCGTGAACAAGAAGCTCATCCGCACGATCGCATGA
- a CDS encoding alcohol dehydrogenase catalytic domain-containing protein, protein MSTQLSPAIAFDPAVGLHTREITHRPAGPGEVEIDVRAAGVCHSDLHILTGDWPSDRPLVLGHEAAGVVTAAGEGVTALKTGDHVVLSWFAPCRRCRKCLAGMAWLCTGTQAVANTLPDGTTPFTDADGEEVWPYLGLGAFTNRLVVPESAAVKVPDELPFGIGALLGCSISTGIGAVLNTAGVRPGESAVVIGAGGVGLSVVMGLRLVGADPIIAVDLSPERLAAAERFGATHTLNGATTDVAAWCHEELGGADYAFEAIGNPKVIETLPAMLTSGGAAVLVGMAAVGATGAFNLFDLADQGKRILGCNYGSSVGAIDIPKLARLYLAGRLPLDELIGSVRPLREAASAFEDLASNVGVRTILEP, encoded by the coding sequence ATGTCCACACAACTGTCTCCCGCCATCGCCTTCGACCCCGCCGTGGGACTCCACACCCGCGAGATCACCCATCGGCCTGCCGGGCCGGGCGAGGTCGAGATCGACGTGCGCGCTGCGGGGGTGTGCCACTCCGACCTCCACATCCTTACCGGCGACTGGCCCAGCGACCGCCCCCTCGTGCTCGGCCACGAGGCTGCCGGCGTGGTGACGGCAGCGGGGGAGGGAGTCACCGCACTGAAGACAGGCGACCACGTCGTACTGTCCTGGTTTGCTCCCTGCCGCCGTTGCCGCAAGTGCCTGGCCGGAATGGCCTGGCTGTGTACGGGCACCCAGGCTGTGGCCAACACACTGCCCGACGGAACGACGCCGTTCACGGATGCCGACGGCGAGGAGGTCTGGCCCTACCTGGGGCTGGGCGCGTTCACCAACCGGCTCGTCGTTCCGGAATCGGCTGCGGTCAAGGTTCCGGACGAGCTGCCGTTCGGCATCGGAGCCCTTCTGGGCTGCTCCATCTCCACCGGCATCGGCGCGGTCCTGAACACCGCTGGTGTCCGGCCCGGCGAATCCGCCGTCGTCATCGGCGCCGGAGGGGTGGGGCTGTCCGTGGTGATGGGCCTGCGGCTGGTCGGAGCCGACCCCATCATCGCGGTCGACCTCTCGCCCGAACGCCTCGCCGCCGCCGAACGCTTCGGAGCCACCCACACTCTCAACGGCGCCACGACCGACGTGGCCGCCTGGTGCCACGAGGAACTCGGCGGGGCCGACTACGCCTTCGAGGCCATCGGCAACCCCAAGGTCATCGAAACCCTCCCGGCCATGCTCACCTCCGGCGGGGCGGCCGTCCTGGTCGGCATGGCCGCCGTCGGGGCGACAGGCGCGTTCAACCTCTTCGACCTCGCCGACCAGGGCAAGCGCATTCTCGGATGCAACTACGGCTCCAGCGTCGGTGCGATCGACATCCCCAAACTGGCCCGTCTCTACCTGGCAGGCCGCCTGCCCCTGGACGAGCTGATCGGCTCCGTCCGTCCCCTTCGGGAGGCAGCCTCCGCGTTCGAGGACCTCGCGTCGAACGTCGGGGTCCGCACGATTTTGGAGCCGTAG
- a CDS encoding APC family permease — protein MHDTRTDAGDLAEYGYQQELKRTLSAWAVFAIGFATISPVVGIYAVVQLGFAFAGPAWIGAVVVAFLGQLLVATVYAELSSQFPITGGVYQWVRRLGGPRLGWLVGWIYLASAVASLTTVAYLGATWLHMLVSDEALSPVTHVLLGVVFIAVALGINLLGVNPVKHFLNAGIIAEGVASIAVSVILLLFARHNGFGILLDTLGAEGASGGSVAAGFLTCLAVAGWAFLGFDATTQVAEETEQPRRSVPRALLRSYLFVSFTVLLTSLAVTLALPRPEDAVSGKIVDPVFAAVTAGLGAWSEKPFIVVVLIAFFACAISIQTYIGRAVYAFARDRQLPFSARLATVGPRQIPWVSLVVTAALAGLGLVLGLNGNAAATLIAFGSGGFYFIFLAVAAVALFARLRGRWNPTAGDLCLGRTGLLINVLAVAWLLFEAVNIAWPRAELAPAGGSWIQVWAVVLVFSALFAVGLAYVVIAKPHTQLPLHQITEQTTEEVEAS, from the coding sequence GTGCACGACACCCGCACCGATGCCGGTGATCTGGCCGAGTACGGCTACCAGCAGGAACTGAAACGCACCCTGTCCGCGTGGGCCGTGTTCGCGATCGGATTCGCGACGATCTCACCCGTGGTCGGCATCTACGCCGTCGTACAGCTGGGATTCGCCTTCGCCGGACCCGCCTGGATCGGGGCGGTCGTCGTCGCCTTCCTGGGGCAGCTGCTCGTGGCTACGGTCTATGCCGAACTGTCCTCACAGTTCCCCATCACCGGAGGCGTCTACCAGTGGGTCCGGCGGCTGGGCGGGCCACGGCTGGGCTGGCTGGTGGGCTGGATCTATCTCGCCTCGGCCGTCGCTTCCCTGACCACTGTGGCCTACCTGGGTGCGACCTGGCTGCACATGCTCGTCAGCGATGAGGCGCTGTCACCAGTGACCCACGTCCTGCTGGGCGTGGTCTTCATCGCCGTGGCTCTCGGCATCAACCTGCTGGGAGTCAACCCGGTCAAGCACTTCCTCAACGCGGGCATCATCGCCGAGGGCGTCGCCTCCATCGCCGTCAGCGTGATCCTGCTCCTCTTCGCGCGCCACAACGGGTTCGGCATCCTGCTCGACACCCTGGGCGCTGAAGGCGCCTCCGGCGGGTCAGTCGCGGCCGGGTTCCTGACATGCCTGGCGGTGGCCGGCTGGGCCTTCCTGGGTTTCGACGCCACGACGCAGGTCGCCGAGGAGACCGAGCAGCCCCGTCGCAGCGTGCCGCGGGCCCTGCTGCGCTCCTACCTGTTCGTCTCCTTCACCGTCCTGCTCACCTCGCTCGCCGTGACACTCGCGCTGCCCCGCCCCGAAGACGCCGTCTCCGGGAAGATCGTCGACCCCGTCTTCGCCGCCGTCACCGCAGGCCTGGGGGCATGGAGCGAGAAGCCCTTCATCGTCGTTGTCCTGATTGCCTTCTTCGCCTGTGCCATCTCGATCCAGACCTACATCGGGCGGGCCGTCTACGCCTTCGCACGTGACCGGCAGCTGCCCTTCTCCGCCCGGCTCGCCACCGTCGGACCGCGCCAGATTCCCTGGGTCTCGCTCGTCGTGACAGCCGCCCTCGCCGGCCTTGGCCTCGTGCTCGGCCTGAACGGCAACGCGGCGGCCACGCTGATCGCCTTCGGGTCGGGTGGCTTCTACTTCATCTTCCTGGCGGTCGCCGCCGTCGCACTCTTCGCGCGCCTGCGCGGTCGTTGGAATCCGACGGCGGGCGACCTGTGCCTGGGCCGGACCGGCCTGCTGATCAACGTGCTTGCCGTGGCGTGGCTGCTCTTCGAGGCAGTCAACATCGCCTGGCCCCGCGCCGAACTGGCCCCGGCCGGAGGCAGCTGGATACAGGTCTGGGCCGTGGTCCTGGTCTTCTCCGCGCTGTTCGCCGTGGGCCTGGCCTACGTCGTGATCGCCAAGCCGCACACCCAGCTTCCGCTCCACCAGATCACCGAACAGACCACCGAAGAAGTTGAGGCGTCCTGA
- a CDS encoding replication initiator → MGERLSVRCRNRLAAVCVPCSRLRAGTPSTSSSPASWAVRTPPAVGDRRRLFVILTAPAFGPVHRSGERRRPAAKQPTANAYGLSAAAACTTPSKPAAPAGEDRRACRGGELGRARRKWGRGSVGTGLGIPTPPRLGFGLRQGFAPSAVAWIVPVALGGVEPVASVEFCTDAAGVFVVFTSVAHDQPNAAPRPEQRARMGSRRPCNTPWVSIRVCPVLLTARCLGPPATDTSDSDRERGPFRARRRTAPNVMPQNAGTPRRRRIRAMRGPGRASRVQRCPRLTRHPAARACPAGTLRRGIVVARPLTQANRAAPRTIGL, encoded by the coding sequence CTGGGCGAGCGGCTTTCCGTCCGCTGCCGTAACAGACTCGCGGCCGTCTGCGTCCCGTGCTCCCGACTCCGCGCGGGAACACCTTCCACCTCGTCCTCGCCGGCCTCGTGGGCAGTAAGAACGCCCCCGGCGGTCGGCGATCGACGCCGGCTCTTCGTCATCCTGACGGCGCCGGCCTTCGGTCCTGTCCACCGATCTGGCGAACGACGCCGCCCCGCCGCGAAGCAGCCAACTGCGAACGCATACGGCCTCTCAGCTGCGGCTGCGTGCACTACCCCGTCGAAACCCGCCGCTCCTGCGGGTGAGGACCGGCGGGCGTGTCGAGGTGGCGAACTCGGGCGCGCCCGCCGGAAATGGGGGCGGGGTTCAGTCGGTACCGGTCTGGGAATTCCTACGCCGCCTCGCCTCGGCTTCGGCCTTCGCCAGGGCTTTGCACCATCGGCAGTCGCCTGGATTGTGCCCGTCGCGCTCGGGGGCGTCGAGCCAGTAGCTTCCGTTGAGTTCTGCACGGACGCCGCTGGCGTATTCGTCGTGTTCACGTCGGTCGCTCATGATCAGCCCAACGCAGCACCCCGCCCTGAGCAGCGGGCACGCATGGGATCCCGACGCCCCTGCAACACACCCTGGGTATCCATACGTGTTTGTCCCGTTTTGCTCACGGCCCGGTGTCTCGGCCCTCCAGCGACGGACACTTCTGATAGCGATCGCGAGAGGGGCCCGTTCCGCGCTCGCAGGCGCACGGCCCCAAACGTCATGCCCCAGAACGCGGGAACGCCCCGGCGCCGGCGGATACGGGCTATGCGAGGACCGGGGCGAGCCTCGCGAGTACAACGATGCCCACGCCTGACACGGCACCCTGCAGCGCGCGCCTGCCCCGCCGGAACACTCCGGCGCGGCATCGTCGTCGCACGGCCTCTCACACAAGCCAACCGTGCGGCCCCCCGGACGATTGGGCTCTGA
- a CDS encoding class I SAM-dependent methyltransferase has translation MPTLPPEQSEPPPAESHKARRMAESFGMDAQRYDQARPGYPDALVTRIVAGSPGPDVLDIGCGTGIAARQFQAAGSAVLGVEPDGRMADVARARGLEVEVATFEAWQPAGRTFDAVIAAQSWHWVDPVAGAVKAARVLRPGGRLAIFGHVYEPPAAVAEPFAAAFRRAAPDSPLNGQPARRPLDLYQAAYAKFADKIRETEQFNDPEQWRFDWEQSYTRDQWLDPLPTTGGLTQLRPDQLAEVLDAVGGAIDSLGGRFTMYYTTLAATAVRVGAC, from the coding sequence ATGCCCACTCTACCGCCAGAGCAATCGGAACCGCCCCCAGCGGAGTCGCATAAGGCCCGGCGGATGGCCGAGTCGTTCGGCATGGACGCGCAACGCTATGACCAGGCCCGGCCCGGCTACCCAGATGCATTGGTGACGCGGATCGTTGCCGGGAGCCCTGGGCCCGACGTGCTCGACATCGGCTGCGGCACCGGCATCGCAGCCCGCCAGTTCCAGGCGGCCGGCTCCGCCGTGCTCGGCGTCGAGCCCGATGGGCGGATGGCCGACGTCGCGCGAGCCCGCGGCCTGGAGGTCGAAGTGGCGACCTTCGAAGCCTGGCAGCCAGCCGGCCGGACGTTCGACGCGGTCATCGCCGCCCAGTCGTGGCATTGGGTCGATCCGGTCGCCGGCGCCGTGAAGGCGGCACGTGTGCTGCGTCCAGGGGGACGGCTGGCGATCTTCGGGCACGTGTACGAGCCGCCAGCCGCGGTGGCCGAACCGTTCGCCGCTGCCTTCCGGCGGGCGGCGCCCGACTCCCCGCTCAACGGCCAACCGGCCCGACGTCCGCTCGACCTCTACCAGGCGGCATACGCGAAGTTCGCCGACAAGATCCGGGAGACCGAACAGTTCAATGATCCCGAACAGTGGCGATTCGACTGGGAGCAGTCCTACACGCGCGACCAATGGCTGGATCCGCTACCCACCACCGGCGGTCTCACCCAACTCCGTCCCGATCAACTGGCCGAGGTACTGGATGCCGTCGGGGGCGCCATCGACTCCCTGGGGGGACGCTTCACGATGTACTACACCACCCTGGCCGCGACCGCCGTTCGCGTCGGCGCCTGCTGA
- a CDS encoding IS701 family transposase, giving the protein MDVIPEVDCWKAELESVLARVAGRFGRADLRWRMRDYVRGLMAPVGRKNGWQLAEWAGHRDPAGLQHLLNGARWDADAVRDDVRDYVAERLGPGGVLIIDDTGFVKKGTTSAGVGRQYTGTSGKIDNCQTGVFAAYATSSGRALVDRELYLPKAWTSDRERCRAAKIPDERGFATKGELAREIVRRCLAAGLPAAWVTADEAYGQDWNFRRLLEQLGLGYVVAVPKSQQIKSLAGCWRIDQLIDEAPADAWQRLSCGDGAKGPRVYDWAAAKLPANIIFDPDPPTHNRWVLARRSLSDPTEIAYYLAHAPVGIEIDELARIAGSRWAVEECFQAAKNECGLDEYEVRRYPGWYRHITLAMLAHAFLTALAAQEAHRETAETNRPASSPSPWQKSDGSWTLCCPTPDPNSTSVSMP; this is encoded by the coding sequence ATGGACGTGATACCTGAAGTCGATTGCTGGAAGGCCGAGTTGGAGTCGGTTTTGGCTCGGGTGGCGGGCCGGTTCGGGCGGGCGGATCTGCGGTGGCGGATGCGTGACTACGTGCGGGGACTCATGGCGCCGGTCGGGCGGAAGAACGGCTGGCAGCTGGCCGAGTGGGCCGGCCACCGTGATCCGGCGGGCCTGCAGCACCTGCTGAACGGTGCCCGCTGGGACGCCGATGCCGTTCGCGACGACGTGCGGGACTATGTCGCCGAGCGGCTCGGCCCGGGCGGGGTGCTGATCATCGATGACACCGGGTTCGTCAAGAAGGGCACCACCTCGGCCGGGGTGGGCCGGCAGTACACCGGAACCTCGGGCAAGATCGACAACTGTCAGACCGGCGTGTTCGCCGCCTACGCCACCAGCTCGGGCCGGGCCCTGGTGGACCGGGAGCTCTACCTACCGAAAGCCTGGACCTCCGACCGCGAGCGGTGCCGGGCAGCAAAAATCCCTGATGAACGCGGCTTTGCCACCAAGGGCGAGCTGGCCCGGGAGATCGTGCGCCGCTGCCTGGCCGCGGGCCTCCCGGCCGCCTGGGTGACCGCGGACGAGGCTTATGGGCAGGACTGGAACTTCCGCCGCCTGCTCGAGCAGCTCGGCCTCGGTTACGTGGTTGCGGTGCCCAAGTCCCAGCAGATCAAGTCCCTAGCCGGCTGCTGGCGCATCGACCAGCTCATCGACGAAGCCCCCGCCGATGCCTGGCAGCGGCTGTCCTGCGGTGACGGGGCGAAGGGCCCGCGCGTCTATGACTGGGCCGCGGCGAAACTGCCCGCCAACATCATTTTCGACCCAGATCCGCCGACCCATAATCGCTGGGTGCTGGCCCGCCGCAGCCTGTCCGACCCCACCGAGATTGCCTACTACCTTGCCCACGCACCCGTCGGCATCGAGATCGACGAACTCGCCCGGATCGCCGGTAGCCGGTGGGCAGTCGAGGAATGCTTCCAGGCCGCGAAGAACGAGTGCGGCCTGGACGAGTACGAGGTCCGCCGCTATCCGGGCTGGTATCGGCACATCACCCTGGCCATGCTCGCGCATGCCTTCCTGACCGCCCTGGCTGCCCAAGAGGCCCACCGGGAAACCGCAGAAACGAACCGACCAGCCTCGTCTCCCTCACCGTGGCAGAAATCCGACGGCTCCTGGACACTCTGCTGCCCCACCCCAGACCCGAACTCAACCAGCGTCAGCATGCCCTGA
- a CDS encoding IS5 family transposase (programmed frameshift) — translation MTERLVPDGLWELFQRVVPEAPTRAQGGGRRRYGDREVLAAIVFVATTGCTWSQVPPVFGPSGATAHRRFMEWSRQRVWAKLHRLVLDELGARGELDWSRCAIDLGEHASPQKGDLTGPNPVDRGKYGSKIHLITERTGLPLSVGISGANLHDSQALEPLVRGIPPIRSRRGPRLRRPAKLHADKAYDNRHLRQWLRLRHITPRIARKGVETSQKLGRHRWTIERTMAWLAGCRRLHRRYERQAIHFLAFTSIACTLICYRRLTN, via the exons CTGACTGAGCGTCTGGTCCCTGATGGACTGTGGGAGTTGTTCCAGCGGGTGGTGCCGGAGGCGCCGACTCGGGCGCAGGGTGGTGGTCGGCGCCGTTATGGGGACCGTGAGGTGTTGGCGGCGATTGTCTTTGTGGCCACGACCGGTTGTACGTGGTCGCAGGTCCCGCCGGTGTTCGGGCCGTCGGGGGCCACTGCTCACCGCCGGTTCATGGAGTGGAGCCGACAACGGGTCTGGGCGAAACTGCATCGTCTGGTTCTGGACGAGCTGGGGGCTCGAGGCGAGCTGGACTGGTCACGATGCGCAATCGACT TAGGTGAACATGCGAGCCCTCAAAAAGGGGACCTGACGGGTCCGAATCCTGTAGATCGGGGCAAGTACGGCTCGAAGATCCACTTGATCACCGAGCGGACCGGACTGCCGCTTTCCGTCGGCATCTCCGGCGCCAACCTTCATGACAGCCAGGCCCTCGAACCGCTCGTGCGCGGCATCCCACCGATCAGATCCCGGCGCGGTCCACGCCTTCGGCGCCCAGCCAAGCTTCACGCCGACAAGGCTTACGACAACCGTCACCTGCGGCAATGGCTCCGCTTACGCCATATAACACCGCGCATCGCCCGCAAGGGAGTTGAGACGTCCCAGAAGCTGGGGCGCCACCGGTGGACCATCGAACGCACCATGGCCTGGCTCGCCGGCTGCCGACGTCTCCACCGTCGCTACGAGCGGCAGGCAATCCACTTCCTGGCCTTCACCAGCATCGCCTGCACCCTCATCTGCTACCGCAGACTCACCAATTGA